From the genome of Mycobacterium dioxanotrophicus, one region includes:
- a CDS encoding class I SAM-dependent methyltransferase translates to MSVIDGNILDGVSATTLWTLHNRGTEAKRSDGVIRDPWAVSLLDAIDYDYLKFGKPNQSHGLRARAFDAVASDYLSAHPRAAVVALAEGLQTSFWRLARTGLADELTWYSVDLPPVMALREQLLPADDRIVPLAQSALDRSWMDRVDASHGAFITAEGLLMYLQPDDVIDLITDCAARFPGGRFMFDSVPHWFSRRTLKGLRLSDRYVAPPMPFGLTADEGLALAERIPGVRAARDIALPPGRGLFKVAAWPPLDRVGAFHRARPSITLLEFS, encoded by the coding sequence ATGAGTGTGATTGACGGCAATATCCTCGACGGTGTCTCGGCCACCACGCTGTGGACCCTGCACAACCGCGGCACCGAGGCCAAGCGCTCCGACGGCGTGATCAGGGATCCGTGGGCGGTCTCCCTGCTCGACGCGATCGACTACGACTACCTCAAGTTCGGCAAGCCCAACCAGTCCCACGGGTTGCGGGCCCGCGCGTTCGACGCCGTGGCGAGCGACTACCTCTCGGCCCATCCGCGGGCCGCGGTGGTGGCCTTGGCCGAAGGCCTTCAGACCAGTTTCTGGCGACTGGCCCGCACCGGCCTCGCAGACGAATTGACTTGGTACTCGGTCGATCTGCCACCCGTCATGGCGTTGCGCGAACAGCTGCTGCCCGCTGACGACCGCATCGTGCCCCTGGCCCAGTCCGCTCTGGACCGCAGCTGGATGGACCGAGTCGACGCGTCGCACGGGGCGTTCATCACGGCCGAAGGCCTGCTGATGTACCTGCAGCCCGACGACGTGATCGACCTGATCACCGACTGCGCCGCGCGATTCCCCGGCGGACGGTTCATGTTCGATTCGGTGCCACACTGGTTCAGTCGCCGCACCCTCAAGGGCTTACGGCTCTCCGATCGCTATGTCGCGCCGCCGATGCCGTTCGGGCTGACTGCCGACGAAGGCCTGGCCCTCGCCGAACGCATTCCCGGCGTACGGGCAGCCCGCGACATCGCGCTGCCACCCGGGCGGGGCCTGTTCAAAGTGGCGGCGTGGCCGCCGCTGGACCGGGTCGGTGCGTTCCACCGGGCGCGACCCAGCATCACGCTTCTGGAATTCTCCTAG
- a CDS encoding PPOX class F420-dependent oxidoreductase gives MGRQVFDDKLLALISGNSLGVLATIKQDGRPQLSNVSYYFDPRAVALEVSITEPRAKTRNLRRDPRASIHVSSDDGWAYAVAEGEAILTPPAASPDDDTVEALIALYRNIAGEHPDWDDYRRAMVDDRRVKLTLPISHLYGMPPGLR, from the coding sequence ATGGGGCGCCAGGTTTTCGACGACAAGCTCTTGGCACTGATCAGTGGCAACTCGCTGGGCGTGTTGGCCACGATCAAACAGGACGGGCGGCCGCAGCTGTCGAACGTGTCGTACTACTTCGACCCGCGTGCGGTGGCCCTGGAGGTGTCGATCACCGAACCGCGGGCCAAGACGCGTAACCTGCGCCGCGATCCGCGGGCATCGATCCATGTCAGTTCGGATGACGGTTGGGCGTATGCCGTCGCCGAGGGCGAAGCGATCCTCACCCCGCCCGCGGCGTCACCCGACGACGACACCGTCGAGGCGCTGATCGCGTTGTATCGCAACATCGCCGGGGAACACCCGGACTGGGACGACTACCGGCGGGCCATGGTCGACGACCGTCGCGTGAAGCTGACACTGCCCATCTCACACCTGTACGGAATGCCGCCGGGTCTCCGCTGA
- a CDS encoding DUF5302 domain-containing protein codes for MAETPEADDTKAKFREALERKKAQASGGSAHKDGGNKQPRAHGPVENRREFRRKSG; via the coding sequence ATGGCGGAGACACCGGAAGCAGACGACACCAAGGCTAAGTTCCGGGAGGCGCTGGAACGTAAGAAGGCCCAGGCAAGCGGCGGATCGGCGCACAAGGACGGCGGCAACAAGCAGCCCCGCGCGCACGGCCCCGTGGAGAACCGCAGGGAGTTCCGCCGCAAGAGCGGGTAA
- a CDS encoding type IV toxin-antitoxin system AbiEi family antitoxin domain-containing protein → MDIDDLLRLQDGVISRRQALGAGLVQHDIRRLLRRNQWARVHAGVYINHTGPLTWSQRAWAAVLYAAPAVLCLESAMGDEVSPIHVAVARDRAALAEPAGVRIYHLAHLEERALWNVGPPRMRYDDAALDVACRATSELDAIAVLANACQSRRTTAHRLLKTLDSRGRVRRRRWLRAVLVDIADGTCSVLEHGYLVRVERPHGLPRAIRQKRSASSVGVCYRDTEYSERLVVELDGRVFHDSATRRDADFERDLDAAVDGRSTVRLSYRQVFDRPCHTAGKIALVLQRHGIIAPGRPCGAGCAFGRYDRAA, encoded by the coding sequence GTGGACATCGACGACCTGCTTCGGCTACAGGACGGGGTGATATCGCGCCGGCAGGCGCTGGGTGCGGGGCTGGTGCAACACGACATCCGGCGGTTGCTCAGGCGCAACCAGTGGGCGCGGGTGCATGCCGGCGTGTACATCAATCACACCGGGCCATTGACGTGGTCGCAACGAGCCTGGGCCGCAGTGCTTTACGCGGCTCCGGCGGTGCTATGCCTTGAATCGGCCATGGGTGACGAAGTTTCACCGATTCACGTCGCCGTGGCGCGAGACCGCGCGGCATTGGCGGAGCCTGCCGGAGTCCGCATTTACCACCTCGCCCACCTTGAGGAACGGGCGCTGTGGAACGTCGGCCCACCGCGGATGCGTTACGACGACGCTGCGCTGGACGTCGCGTGCCGGGCGACATCCGAACTCGATGCCATTGCTGTCCTGGCCAATGCGTGCCAATCTCGGCGCACGACTGCGCACCGGCTACTCAAAACTCTGGATTCTCGCGGGCGCGTGCGTCGTCGCCGATGGTTGCGAGCGGTTCTCGTCGACATCGCCGACGGTACCTGCTCGGTCCTTGAGCATGGCTATCTTGTTCGCGTCGAACGACCGCACGGGTTGCCCCGAGCCATCCGACAGAAGCGTTCGGCGTCGTCCGTCGGCGTCTGCTATCGCGATACCGAGTACAGCGAACGGCTCGTGGTCGAACTCGATGGCCGGGTGTTTCACGATTCGGCGACCCGGCGGGATGCGGACTTCGAACGAGATCTGGATGCTGCGGTCGACGGCCGGTCGACCGTCAGGCTGTCGTATCGGCAGGTCTTCGACCGGCCGTGCCACACGGCGGGCAAGATTGCTCTGGTTTTGCAGCGGCACGGGATCATCGCACCGGGTCGGCCATGCGGCGCGGGGTGCGCGTTCGGCCGATACGACCGCGCCGCATAG
- a CDS encoding acyltransferase family protein has translation MTSAVATPAAKAASLFPTPAEVEAATPAGRDRAIDVIRIVSLVGVVFGHTVMATSTIRDDVFIWSNLLTASTVFQALTWVFQIMPLFFFAGVAASVTSWRPRTPWGGWLLKRCTRLYRPVFHYLAFWGVALTVLRFVLPVHVYEPVAGISIQLLWFLGAYVLVLAAVPLLARITTTAQLATAVIGTYAFIAVIDAIRINVEGYATLGYLNTVVWLIPGMFGVAYRRNLLPGRSALAIGIGMLGVNLALLVFGPYELSLVGIESQHLKNMTPPSLLLAGHAIMMCAFAIAAAPAISRWAQRPRVWWLAAIGNSGAMTLYLWHMPLLLGMHLVFDYLGFDRYDPSSAGFVALSVLQLALMAAVVAMAFVALRPLENSPLPLWDGGAVDHRGTRSAAVGLLLCTAGAATLTSVAWGLKDQGLYCVAVMLAALVVARWLASTQRIAATG, from the coding sequence ATGACCAGTGCTGTCGCGACACCGGCCGCCAAAGCCGCATCGCTGTTCCCAACCCCCGCCGAAGTTGAGGCGGCCACCCCGGCCGGCCGTGACCGCGCCATCGACGTCATCCGCATCGTGTCCCTGGTGGGCGTGGTGTTCGGGCACACCGTCATGGCCACCAGCACCATTCGTGACGATGTCTTCATCTGGAGCAACCTGCTCACGGCCTCAACTGTGTTTCAGGCGTTGACCTGGGTGTTCCAGATCATGCCGTTGTTCTTCTTCGCCGGGGTCGCGGCGTCGGTGACGTCTTGGCGCCCCCGTACTCCCTGGGGCGGCTGGCTACTGAAGCGCTGCACGCGGTTGTACCGGCCGGTGTTCCACTACCTGGCGTTCTGGGGCGTGGCGCTGACGGTGCTGCGGTTCGTGCTTCCGGTGCACGTGTATGAGCCGGTCGCCGGCATCTCGATTCAGCTGCTCTGGTTCCTCGGCGCCTATGTGCTGGTGCTCGCCGCTGTGCCGCTGCTGGCCCGGATCACCACGACCGCACAGCTGGCCACCGCCGTGATCGGTACCTATGCGTTCATCGCCGTGATCGACGCGATCCGGATCAACGTCGAGGGTTACGCCACGCTCGGCTACCTCAACACCGTGGTGTGGCTGATCCCCGGCATGTTCGGCGTCGCTTACCGGCGCAACCTGCTGCCCGGCCGGTCGGCGCTGGCGATCGGCATAGGCATGCTCGGCGTGAATCTGGCGCTGCTGGTCTTCGGCCCCTATGAGCTGAGCCTGGTCGGCATCGAGAGCCAGCATCTGAAGAACATGACGCCGCCCTCGCTGCTGCTGGCCGGGCACGCGATCATGATGTGCGCGTTCGCGATTGCCGCGGCACCCGCGATCTCCCGCTGGGCGCAGCGGCCGCGGGTGTGGTGGCTGGCCGCGATCGGCAACTCCGGCGCGATGACGCTGTACCTGTGGCACATGCCGCTGCTGCTGGGCATGCACCTGGTGTTCGACTACCTGGGCTTCGACCGGTACGACCCGTCTTCGGCCGGCTTCGTGGCGCTGTCCGTGCTGCAACTCGCACTCATGGCCGCGGTGGTGGCGATGGCGTTCGTCGCGCTGCGACCGCTGGAGAACTCCCCGCTGCCGCTGTGGGACGGCGGAGCGGTCGACCACCGTGGAACCCGCAGCGCCGCAGTCGGTTTGCTGCTCTGCACCGCGGGTGCGGCCACCCTCACCTCGGTGGCGTGGGGGCTCAAAGACCAGGGCCTGTACTGCGTCGCGGTGATGCTGGCCGCGCTCGTGGTGGCCCGCTGGCTGGCGTCAACGCAGAGGATCGCAGCCACCGGGTGA
- a CDS encoding MFS transporter has protein sequence MPDSRSSAPRNRSVFAFGLLAYAFAAIMVGTTLPTPMYALYAERMHFAVLTTTVIYATYAGGVLFALLVFGRWSDAVGRRPMLLFGVVAALASAVVFLVADSVPQLLVGRVLSGLSAGLFTGTATAAVIEAAPPRWRTRAATVATIANIGGLGSGPLLAGLLVQYVPHPLQLPFLIHIVLAVMAGVAVIVVPETSERCGSIGVQRLSVPAEVRAVFVIAALAAFAGFAVMGLYTAVAPSFLANVVGIDNYAIAGAIACSIFAASAVAQIGATLIPPQRAVAIGCAVLAAGMAVLTVALYFSSLTGLIVAAVVSGAGQGISFSRGLAAVAELTPPERRAEVSSTYFVVAYVAISLPVVSEGLAARVWGLRTAGVAFAIAIGVLAVICLVAILWQESRQARNAELSAIT, from the coding sequence ATGCCCGACTCCCGGAGCTCCGCCCCACGTAACCGTTCCGTATTCGCGTTCGGCCTACTTGCCTACGCGTTCGCAGCCATCATGGTCGGCACGACGCTGCCCACCCCGATGTATGCCCTGTACGCCGAGCGCATGCATTTCGCGGTGCTCACGACGACGGTCATCTACGCCACCTACGCGGGCGGCGTGCTGTTCGCACTGCTGGTGTTCGGACGGTGGTCTGACGCGGTAGGCCGGCGACCCATGTTGCTGTTCGGTGTGGTGGCCGCCCTGGCCAGCGCGGTGGTGTTCCTCGTCGCCGATTCGGTACCGCAGTTGCTGGTGGGCCGGGTGCTCTCGGGGCTGTCAGCAGGTCTGTTCACCGGCACCGCGACGGCAGCTGTCATCGAGGCCGCCCCGCCGCGTTGGCGCACCCGCGCTGCCACGGTTGCGACGATCGCCAACATCGGCGGCCTGGGCTCGGGTCCGCTGCTGGCGGGGCTGCTGGTGCAGTACGTGCCGCATCCGCTGCAGTTGCCTTTCCTGATCCACATCGTGCTTGCGGTGATGGCCGGCGTCGCGGTCATCGTCGTTCCCGAAACCTCGGAACGCTGCGGCAGCATCGGCGTGCAGCGACTATCCGTTCCGGCCGAGGTGCGCGCAGTGTTCGTCATCGCAGCGCTGGCGGCGTTCGCCGGGTTCGCCGTGATGGGTCTCTACACCGCGGTGGCGCCGTCGTTCCTCGCCAATGTCGTCGGCATCGACAATTACGCGATCGCGGGCGCCATCGCCTGCTCGATCTTCGCCGCGTCCGCCGTCGCGCAGATCGGCGCAACGTTGATCCCGCCGCAGCGTGCGGTCGCGATCGGCTGTGCGGTCCTGGCCGCGGGGATGGCCGTTCTGACTGTCGCGCTGTACTTCTCGTCGCTGACCGGGCTGATCGTCGCGGCCGTGGTGTCGGGCGCGGGTCAGGGCATCAGCTTCAGCCGCGGGCTGGCCGCCGTCGCCGAATTGACGCCGCCCGAACGCCGCGCCGAGGTCAGTTCCACCTACTTCGTCGTCGCCTATGTGGCCATCTCGCTGCCGGTGGTCAGCGAGGGTCTGGCGGCCCGCGTCTGGGGCCTGCGGACCGCGGGCGTGGCCTTCGCCATCGCGATCGGGGTGCTTGCCGTCATCTGTCTGGTGGCCATCCTCTGGCAGGAGTCCCGGCAGGCACGTAACGCCGAATTGAGTGCAATTACCTAG
- a CDS encoding solute symporter family protein: MTTLTAAADSVGNPIANIAIFGAFVVITMFVVIRASGNNRSADQFFTGGRAFSGPQNGIAIAGDYLSAASFLGIAGAIAVYGYDGFLYSIGFLVAWLVALLLVAELLRNTGRFTMADVLSFRLKQRPVRLAAATTTLTVSLFYLLAQMAGAGGLVALLLNVHSKTGQSLVIAVVGVLMIVYVLVGGMKGTTWVQIIKAVLLITGAALMTFMVLARFGLNFSEILGSAQSAISDATTKGVANRDVLAPGAQYGGSTTSKINFLSLGLALVLGTAGLPHVLMRFYTVPTAKEARRSVVWAISLIGAFYLFTLVLGYGAAAIVGPDRILSAAGKENSAAPLLALELGGVVLLGIISAVAFATILAVVAGLTITASASFAHDVYASVLKSHNVTEEEQVRVSRITAVVLGVFAIVLGILANGQNIAFLVALAFAVAAAANLPTIVYSLYWRRFNTRGALWSMYGGLVSTIVLIVFSPAVSGTPKAMFPNLDFAWFPLANPGIVSIPLAFLLGVVGTLTSSDRGNPELNAEMEVRSLTGVGAEKAIAH, from the coding sequence GTGACGACGCTGACGGCAGCAGCGGATTCGGTCGGCAACCCGATCGCCAACATCGCCATCTTCGGCGCCTTCGTCGTCATCACGATGTTCGTCGTGATCCGGGCCAGCGGCAACAACCGCTCCGCCGATCAGTTCTTCACCGGCGGCCGGGCCTTTTCCGGCCCGCAGAACGGCATCGCCATCGCCGGGGACTACCTGTCGGCGGCCAGCTTCCTCGGCATCGCCGGGGCCATCGCCGTCTACGGCTACGACGGCTTCCTCTACTCCATCGGCTTTCTCGTGGCCTGGCTCGTGGCGCTGCTGCTGGTCGCCGAACTGCTGCGCAACACCGGCCGATTCACCATGGCCGACGTGCTGAGCTTCCGGCTCAAGCAGCGCCCGGTGCGGCTGGCCGCGGCCACCACGACGCTGACGGTGTCGCTGTTCTACCTGCTGGCCCAGATGGCCGGGGCGGGCGGCCTGGTCGCGCTGCTGCTCAACGTGCACAGCAAGACCGGCCAGTCGCTGGTGATCGCCGTGGTCGGCGTGCTGATGATCGTCTACGTGCTGGTCGGCGGGATGAAGGGCACCACCTGGGTGCAGATCATCAAAGCGGTCCTGCTGATCACGGGCGCCGCGCTGATGACGTTCATGGTGCTGGCGAGGTTCGGGCTGAACTTCTCCGAAATCCTCGGCTCGGCGCAGTCTGCGATCTCCGATGCCACCACCAAGGGCGTCGCCAACCGGGACGTTCTCGCCCCCGGCGCCCAGTACGGCGGGTCGACCACCTCGAAGATCAACTTCCTGTCGCTGGGCCTGGCGCTGGTGTTGGGCACCGCGGGCCTGCCGCACGTGTTGATGCGCTTCTACACCGTGCCCACCGCCAAGGAAGCGCGGCGCTCCGTGGTCTGGGCCATCTCCCTGATCGGCGCGTTCTACCTGTTCACCCTGGTGCTGGGGTACGGCGCCGCAGCGATCGTCGGCCCCGACCGCATCCTGTCCGCCGCAGGCAAGGAGAACTCCGCAGCCCCGCTGCTGGCCCTCGAGCTGGGCGGGGTGGTGCTGCTCGGCATCATCTCCGCGGTGGCCTTCGCGACCATCCTTGCCGTGGTCGCCGGGCTGACCATCACCGCGTCGGCGTCCTTCGCCCACGACGTCTACGCCTCCGTGCTCAAGTCCCACAACGTGACCGAAGAGGAACAGGTACGGGTCTCCCGGATCACGGCGGTGGTCCTCGGCGTCTTCGCGATCGTGCTGGGCATCCTGGCCAACGGGCAGAACATCGCGTTCCTGGTCGCGCTGGCCTTCGCCGTCGCGGCCGCCGCCAACCTGCCGACCATCGTGTACTCGCTGTACTGGCGCCGGTTCAACACCCGCGGCGCGCTGTGGAGCATGTACGGCGGGCTGGTGTCGACCATCGTGCTGATCGTGTTCTCCCCGGCCGTATCGGGTACTCCGAAGGCCATGTTCCCCAACCTGGACTTCGCCTGGTTCCCGTTGGCCAACCCCGGCATCGTGTCCATCCCGCTGGCGTTCCTGCTCGGCGTCGTCGGCACGCTGACCTCGTCGGACCGCGGCAATCCCGAGCTCAACGCCGAAATGGAGGTGCGGTCGCTGACCGGCGTGGGCGCCGAGAAGGCCATCGCACACTGA
- a CDS encoding DUF485 domain-containing protein — protein MPETDLPPRVAPSGAQFLAAQASPEFQELRSRLRRFVFPMTAFFLLWYGLYVVLGAFAHDLMATKVFGNVNVGLLLGLGQFVTTFVITGIYVRFANRELDPRAAAIRAELEGDAQ, from the coding sequence GTGCCCGAAACCGACCTTCCGCCCCGCGTCGCGCCCAGCGGCGCGCAATTTCTCGCCGCCCAGGCCAGTCCGGAGTTCCAGGAGCTGCGCAGCAGGCTGCGCAGGTTCGTCTTCCCGATGACGGCGTTCTTCCTGCTCTGGTACGGCCTGTACGTCGTACTCGGCGCCTTCGCGCACGACCTCATGGCGACCAAGGTGTTCGGCAATGTCAATGTCGGCTTGCTGCTCGGCCTGGGCCAGTTCGTCACGACGTTCGTCATCACCGGCATCTACGTGCGCTTCGCCAACCGTGAGCTCGATCCCCGGGCCGCGGCGATCCGGGCCGAACTGGAAGGAGACGCCCAGTGA
- a CDS encoding sodium/solute symporter — protein MTGSPLTAAALLTAAVATVAIGTYGVRLSRTTSDFLVASRSIGPHWNAAAISGEYLSAASFLGVAGLIAKYGADALWYPVGFTAGYLGLLLFVAAPLRRSGAYTVPDFAEFRLGSARLRKLAMLVVVMICVFYLAPQYQGAGLALKTLLGVPVWIGPLLVGTIVIANVVAGGMRSITFVQAFQYWLKLTAIAVPALALLGLFIGGGGELGSPLPPTVQQQTTVAVDTGVVVHVTEPAGITVTGTLDGRRVEAVAIGTAGEHTLGAGTTLTLAAGAATPVVAGAPSTGTEWIASGGGLGGGHPLYQVMSIIVATFLGTMGLPHVLVRFYTNPDGRAARRTALAVIALLWLFYLFPTLLGVFARLYVPQLLITGTADAAVLLAPGAAIGGVGGQLLAALVAAGAIAAFLATSSGLLVSIAGALATDVLRGRVRDFRVAAVIGGLIPIPLSLVVSGLELSRSVGLAFAVAASTLCPLLVLGIWWRGLTVTGAASGLVVGGGVCGGAVTVAIAGGVDEDVLGGWPAVMVGYPAAVSVPLAFLTMVMVSRFTRPTPNVAQIFARMHVPERLGMGVERVPRG, from the coding sequence ATGACGGGTTCGCCGCTCACCGCTGCCGCGTTGTTGACCGCGGCCGTCGCCACCGTCGCCATCGGCACCTACGGAGTGCGGTTGTCGCGCACCACGTCCGACTTTCTGGTGGCCTCGCGCTCCATCGGCCCACACTGGAACGCCGCCGCGATCTCGGGTGAATACCTCTCGGCGGCATCGTTTCTCGGGGTCGCCGGGCTGATCGCCAAATATGGCGCCGACGCCCTGTGGTATCCGGTCGGCTTCACCGCGGGCTATCTGGGACTGCTGCTGTTCGTCGCGGCACCGCTGCGCCGCTCGGGCGCCTACACGGTTCCCGACTTCGCCGAATTCCGGCTCGGCTCAGCACGATTGCGCAAGCTGGCCATGCTCGTGGTGGTGATGATCTGCGTGTTCTACCTGGCTCCGCAATACCAGGGCGCCGGTCTCGCGTTGAAAACGCTACTGGGAGTACCGGTCTGGATCGGCCCGCTGCTGGTCGGCACGATCGTCATCGCCAACGTGGTGGCAGGCGGCATGCGCTCGATCACCTTCGTGCAGGCCTTCCAGTACTGGCTCAAGCTGACCGCGATCGCCGTCCCGGCGTTGGCCCTGCTGGGGTTGTTCATCGGCGGCGGTGGCGAACTCGGCAGCCCGTTGCCGCCGACCGTGCAGCAGCAGACCACCGTCGCCGTCGACACCGGCGTCGTCGTGCACGTCACCGAACCGGCAGGCATCACCGTGACCGGCACCCTCGACGGACGGCGCGTCGAGGCCGTCGCGATCGGGACCGCGGGCGAGCACACACTCGGCGCCGGCACCACGCTGACCTTGGCGGCCGGCGCCGCAACCCCAGTGGTGGCCGGCGCCCCGAGCACCGGCACAGAATGGATCGCGTCCGGCGGCGGGCTCGGTGGCGGTCATCCGCTCTATCAGGTGATGTCGATCATCGTGGCCACGTTCCTCGGCACCATGGGGCTGCCGCACGTGCTGGTGCGCTTCTACACCAACCCCGACGGCCGGGCGGCCCGGCGTACCGCGCTCGCGGTGATCGCCCTGCTGTGGCTGTTCTATCTGTTCCCCACGCTGCTCGGCGTGTTCGCCCGCTTGTACGTTCCGCAGCTGCTCATCACCGGAACCGCCGACGCGGCGGTGCTGCTGGCGCCCGGCGCCGCGATCGGTGGCGTCGGCGGTCAGCTGCTGGCGGCCCTGGTGGCGGCCGGAGCCATCGCGGCCTTCCTCGCCACGTCGTCAGGACTGCTGGTCAGCATCGCCGGGGCGCTGGCCACCGATGTCCTGCGCGGGCGGGTGCGGGACTTCCGGGTGGCCGCGGTGATCGGCGGGCTGATCCCGATCCCGCTGTCGCTGGTGGTGTCCGGGCTGGAGCTTTCCCGCAGTGTCGGCCTGGCCTTCGCGGTCGCGGCGTCGACGCTGTGCCCGCTGCTGGTACTCGGCATCTGGTGGCGCGGGCTGACCGTGACCGGCGCCGCATCCGGGCTGGTGGTGGGCGGTGGCGTGTGCGGCGGCGCGGTCACGGTGGCCATCGCCGGCGGCGTCGACGAGGACGTGCTCGGTGGCTGGCCTGCCGTCATGGTGGGCTACCCGGCCGCGGTCAGTGTGCCGTTGGCGTTCCTGACGATGGTCATGGTCAGCCGTTTCACCCGGCCCACGCCGAACGTGGCGCAGATTTTCGCGCGCATGCATGTGCCCGAACGCCTCGGCATGGGCGTCGAGCGAGTGCCGCGGGGCTGA
- a CDS encoding sensor histidine kinase — translation MSGEVAIALTLALTLTAVVAVVVVRTRRVVATPTERAVHATLHTAAQAARALRRGLDSESAHTAAPFLRELTGAVGLALYDDDGAPLSRDPDDEPVWPADVVDSCTATATESITGQRRVLRSVRTTTVVAQPLLTEGGEVLGALVVITGTTPGPGMLGAVGEVARYAASQIELAELDASRARLDRAEVLALRAQISPHFIYNALGTIASFVRTDPDRARELILEFADFTRYSFRAAGQYTTLAEELRNIDRYLTLERARFGQALTVRLQVAPEVLSVVVPFLALQPLVENAVRHGLAGQGGGSIEIVARDEGSDCVITVEDDGAGMDPETLRAGQGDALAHRSDESAHVGLTNVDHRLRAAFGNDYGLVVETAIGAGTKVMMRVPKFRSGVRA, via the coding sequence ATGTCCGGCGAGGTTGCGATAGCGCTGACGTTGGCGCTGACGCTGACGGCAGTGGTCGCGGTCGTGGTCGTGCGTACCCGCCGGGTGGTCGCGACGCCCACCGAGCGCGCGGTACACGCCACGTTGCACACCGCCGCCCAGGCCGCGCGGGCCCTGCGCCGCGGCCTCGACAGCGAATCCGCGCACACCGCCGCGCCGTTTTTGCGCGAGCTCACCGGGGCCGTCGGACTCGCGCTGTATGACGACGACGGTGCCCCACTCTCGCGGGATCCCGACGACGAACCCGTTTGGCCGGCCGATGTGGTCGACAGCTGCACGGCCACCGCCACCGAGTCGATCACCGGCCAGCGGCGAGTGCTCAGAAGCGTGCGCACCACGACGGTCGTCGCGCAGCCGCTGCTGACCGAGGGCGGTGAGGTGCTCGGCGCGCTCGTCGTGATCACCGGCACCACACCCGGCCCCGGCATGCTCGGTGCCGTCGGCGAGGTCGCCAGGTACGCCGCGAGCCAGATCGAACTGGCCGAGCTCGACGCCTCGCGCGCCCGCTTGGACCGCGCCGAGGTGCTCGCGCTGCGCGCCCAGATCAGCCCGCACTTCATCTACAACGCGCTGGGCACCATCGCCTCGTTCGTGCGCACCGATCCCGATCGGGCCCGTGAACTGATCCTGGAGTTCGCCGATTTCACCCGCTACTCGTTCCGCGCGGCCGGGCAGTACACCACGCTGGCCGAGGAACTGCGCAACATCGACCGGTACCTGACGCTGGAGCGCGCCCGCTTCGGGCAGGCACTGACAGTCCGGCTGCAGGTCGCGCCCGAAGTGCTCAGCGTCGTCGTGCCGTTCCTGGCGCTGCAGCCACTGGTCGAGAACGCGGTGCGGCACGGGTTGGCCGGTCAAGGAGGCGGGTCGATCGAAATCGTCGCTCGCGACGAAGGATCGGACTGCGTGATCACCGTCGAGGACGATGGCGCCGGCATGGATCCCGAGACGCTACGGGCCGGGCAGGGCGACGCGCTGGCACACCGCAGCGACGAGTCCGCGCACGTCGGGCTGACCAATGTCGACCATCGGCTGCGGGCCGCGTTCGGCAACGACTACGGTCTGGTGGTCGAAACGGCGATCGGGGCGGGTACGAAGGTCATGATGCGGGTACCGAAGTTCCGCTCAGGAGTCCGCGCGTGA
- a CDS encoding DUF732 domain-containing protein → MDMRRVVAPLFAAVLAAIALAATANAVPDQGTPAFDEYLQGLDRNGYHLNPDTAWRVAHQACIGGLPGYIGLELAAQGVIGPGAQQRVMDVARKYACPVQ, encoded by the coding sequence ATGGACATGAGACGTGTGGTTGCACCTTTGTTCGCAGCGGTGCTTGCCGCTATCGCCTTGGCCGCCACCGCCAATGCCGTACCCGACCAGGGCACGCCGGCTTTCGACGAATACCTGCAAGGGCTCGACCGCAACGGCTACCACCTGAACCCGGACACCGCGTGGCGCGTCGCCCACCAAGCCTGTATCGGCGGTCTACCCGGATACATCGGTTTGGAACTGGCCGCGCAAGGGGTGATCGGCCCCGGCGCGCAGCAGCGAGTGATGGACGTGGCCAGAAAGTACGCCTGCCCGGTTCAGTGA